In one window of Tachypleus tridentatus isolate NWPU-2018 chromosome 2, ASM421037v1, whole genome shotgun sequence DNA:
- the LOC143244371 gene encoding uncharacterized protein LOC143244371 isoform X2 codes for MGHSENHLLNEPESELPRHVQLEPLPSYQQFYRDVYGTQEGVNRLKKKYGPTGLQRATIDHGIHQHIEDIRRANEHFLQIRQMALCHTPRPLVVHIEDYYPDPSKKYLPKCTVLHRCTEDSGCCDNERTKCGPKSVQEVVLYFYTLHIGKQGTYVGSSDAVDKLLFVNHTECECQAINNQPRIQEESDPNLDQDLETSTDLEQHSVLDNPLRHPPSQEDSKCRECPLPFYRREYPDGRCNCDCFDHQKPCLRIKRGRAAMSEIERRCIQSGQCHIPECEYGHFNSSTGECPKRPWNHKRKFNGRKDDNKKRHPYHRWSFYERD; via the exons GGGCATTCGGAAAACCATTTGTTAAACGAACCAGAGTCCGAACTTCCAAGACACGTGCAGCTAGAACCTTTGCCTTCATACCAGCAGTTTTATCGCGATGTCTATGGCACACAAGAAGGGGTGAATCGcctgaaaaaaaaatatggacCCACTGGACTCCAGCGCGCCACAATTGACCACGGTATTCACCAAC ATATAGAAGATATTCGCCGAGCCAATGAACATTTCCTTCAGATCAGACAGATGGCACTGTGCCATACACCACGCCCTCTTGTGGTACATATCGAGGATTACTATCCGGATCCCAGTAAAAAATACCTTCCAAAGTGTACAGTTTTACACAGGTGTACAGAAGACAGCGGGTGTTGTGATAATGAAAGAACGAAGTGTGGTCCCAAATCTGTCCAAGAGGTTGTTCTCTATTTCTAT ACTCTTCATATTGGGAAACAAGGCACATACGTTGGGTCAAGTGACGCCGTGGACAAACTTCTTTTTGTAAACCACACCGAATGTGAATGTCAAGCTATCAACAATCAGCCACGAATACAAGAGGAGTCGGATCCCAATTTGGATCAGGATCTAGAAACTAGCACTGATCTGGAACAACATTCAGTGCTGGATAACCCCTTACGTCATCCGCCTAGTCAGGAAGATTCAAA ATGTCGTGAGTGTCCACTGCCATTTTATAGAAGAGAATACCCGGATGGACGATGTAACTGTGATTGCTTCGACCATCAGAAACCGTGTCTGCGAATAAAGAGAGGACGAGCTGCAATGTCTGAGATTGAGAGAAG gtGCATCCAGTCTGGTCAGTGTCACATTCCTGAATGTGAATATGGACATTTTAACTCTTCAACAGGAGAATGCCCCAAACGACCCTGGAACCATAAGAGAAAATTCAATGGTCGTAAAGACGATAATAAAAAACGTCATCCCTACCACAGATGGTCTTTCTATGAACGCGACTAA